In the genome of Rhodoplanes sp. Z2-YC6860, one region contains:
- a CDS encoding DUF6894 family protein produces MRYYFNIDDGELAFDEEGMEFTDFDMVKAEALQAAGDALKELENTAIWSGKTLKIWVTDQPQGGGNTLLTLLVNARLPA; encoded by the coding sequence GTGCGTTACTATTTCAACATTGACGACGGTGAGCTCGCCTTTGATGAAGAAGGCATGGAGTTCACTGATTTCGATATGGTCAAAGCGGAAGCTCTCCAAGCCGCCGGCGATGCTCTCAAGGAGTTGGAGAACACCGCGATCTGGTCAGGGAAAACTCTCAAGATCTGGGTGACGGACCAACCCCAGGGCGGTGGAAACACATTGCTGACGTTGTTGGTCAACGCCCGCCTTCCAGCTTAG
- a CDS encoding SemiSWEET family sugar transporter, whose protein sequence is MMDVNTAVGAAAAICTTLSYFPQLKKRWQTGETGDLSLWMFVILFVGLALWMTYGFLKTDYIILAANGVSLCCLAGILFFKIRGVAAGSDPHPS, encoded by the coding sequence ATGATGGATGTAAATACCGCGGTCGGAGCAGCGGCGGCGATTTGCACTACGCTTTCGTATTTTCCGCAACTCAAGAAACGCTGGCAAACTGGGGAAACCGGAGACCTGTCGCTATGGATGTTCGTGATCCTGTTTGTGGGTTTGGCGTTGTGGATGACGTACGGCTTCCTAAAAACCGATTACATCATCTTAGCCGCCAACGGGGTGAGCCTTTGCTGCTTGGCAGGCATTTTGTTTTTTAAAATAAGAGGGGTCGCGGCCGGATCTGATCCTCATCCTTCGTAA
- a CDS encoding Crp/Fnr family transcriptional regulator, with the protein MPEQNLALLALPSDVVQRLRSSARPRHFSPGQVLFATGDKLSGLYFPESGAVSLVCELETGQLIETAFIGNESVVGGAAALDDTVAQCKAIVQIGGDGFSVDANSARQIARESEEFRTTIFRHERFILAQAQQSAACYASHCLDQRLARWLLRGRDASGTDTFTLTQELLAEMLGVRRTSVSTAANSLLKAGVIHYRRGHIKIDRPDALQQIACECYGAIRMRYDALCLGQVRPDHSSTP; encoded by the coding sequence GTGCCCGAGCAAAATCTTGCCTTGTTAGCGCTTCCATCCGATGTGGTTCAGAGATTGAGGTCGTCCGCTCGCCCCCGACATTTCTCCCCAGGTCAGGTCCTATTCGCAACAGGCGACAAGCTTTCGGGCCTATATTTCCCTGAATCAGGTGCCGTTTCGCTTGTTTGCGAACTTGAAACCGGCCAGCTGATCGAGACGGCGTTCATCGGCAATGAAAGCGTAGTCGGTGGAGCCGCAGCCCTTGATGATACAGTTGCCCAGTGCAAAGCGATTGTGCAGATCGGCGGAGATGGTTTCTCAGTTGATGCTAACTCCGCCCGTCAAATCGCGCGCGAGAGCGAGGAGTTTCGTACAACTATTTTTCGGCACGAGCGCTTTATTTTGGCACAAGCGCAACAATCGGCAGCCTGTTATGCCAGCCATTGCCTCGACCAGCGCCTCGCGCGTTGGCTCCTGCGCGGTCGGGATGCATCGGGCACAGACACATTCACGCTGACGCAGGAACTCCTCGCCGAGATGCTCGGGGTACGTCGAACCAGCGTGTCCACTGCGGCAAACAGTCTTTTAAAGGCGGGAGTGATCCACTATCGCCGCGGTCACATCAAGATTGATAGGCCAGACGCACTCCAGCAAATAGCATGCGAATGCTACGGAGCAATTAGGATGCGATATGACGCTCTCTGCCTCGGACAAGTACGACCCGATCATTCTTCAACGCCCTAG
- a CDS encoding DUF6894 family protein, with amino-acid sequence MPRYYFNVLNSSRAEDHEGVELLDLESARREAYKDVEDIKRQKFETLDTSSWTTWSIEICDEQGNVLLVIPFLAN; translated from the coding sequence ATGCCCCGCTACTATTTCAATGTTTTGAACTCCTCGCGCGCCGAAGATCACGAGGGGGTCGAATTGCTCGATCTGGAAAGCGCGCGCCGCGAAGCTTACAAGGACGTGGAGGACATAAAGCGTCAAAAGTTTGAGACGCTTGATACATCGTCATGGACAACTTGGAGTATCGAGATTTGTGATGAGCAGGGAAATGTCCTGCTCGTCATCCCTTTTTTGGCTAACTGA
- a CDS encoding Crp/Fnr family transcriptional regulator — protein MTDDIQNELLASLDSHDYGLLRPHLTRIRLEQHAVLQQADYPIENVFFPLDGMVSLLASVPTGEEIEIAGIGREGAIGTKIGFLPLLSFSTAIVQLPGIAMRMPLTAFQAVAAGNIALTHIATCANDILLCNLQQAAACNAIHGTEARLARWLLQALDRQQGNELPLTQEFLGQMLGVRRTTVTVAASALEQSGLVEYRRGKIHVLDRPGLEEAACGCYRVVEKNIAAVVKAARRAKIS, from the coding sequence ATGACCGACGACATTCAAAACGAGCTATTGGCATCCCTTGATTCGCACGATTATGGGCTCTTAAGACCTCATCTGACTCGCATTCGACTGGAACAGCACGCTGTGCTGCAGCAAGCGGATTACCCGATAGAGAACGTCTTCTTTCCGTTAGATGGGATGGTATCTCTTCTTGCGAGTGTCCCAACCGGCGAGGAAATCGAGATTGCTGGAATCGGCCGGGAAGGAGCCATCGGGACAAAAATTGGCTTCCTCCCTCTGCTTTCCTTCTCCACGGCTATAGTCCAACTCCCGGGGATTGCAATGAGAATGCCCCTCACAGCATTCCAGGCCGTTGCAGCCGGCAACATTGCGCTGACCCACATAGCGACTTGCGCCAATGACATCTTACTGTGCAACCTTCAACAAGCTGCGGCGTGTAATGCGATACACGGGACCGAGGCGCGACTGGCCAGATGGCTATTGCAGGCGTTGGACAGACAGCAAGGAAACGAACTGCCACTCACGCAGGAGTTTCTTGGGCAAATGCTAGGAGTACGTCGGACGACTGTCACGGTCGCTGCGAGCGCGCTAGAACAAAGCGGGCTTGTAGAGTATCGACGAGGCAAGATCCATGTTTTGGACAGACCCGGTCTCGAGGAAGCAGCGTGTGGATGCTATCGAGTCGTGGAAAAGAACATCGCCGCCGTAGTGAAGGCGGCACGCCGCGCGAAAATCAGTTAG
- a CDS encoding AI-2E family transporter has protein sequence MDAIGLARAQDEAAKLVKGVSAAVLAALIVAALYSGRDVFVPIALAILLTFVLAPLARRLQDWRVPRAASVISVVLLAFLVIFAVGGVIASQVTQLASALPGYEANMRSKIQSIRGTAATHNTLDKAADVLKDLGKELNKPKDAPPSSVITLAPAPGQDTKPIPVEVRQPPPTALESIASLISPLLHPLMTTGIVIIFVIFTLMQREDLRNRLIKLAGSHDLQKTTAALDDAARRLSRLFLAQLTLNSGFGITIGLALWFIGIPSAALWGILAGILRFVPYVGSFISAVFPLALAVAVDPGWSLLLWTAGVFFVLEPLAGQFLEPMLFGRSTGLSPLAVVISATFWTTLWGPIGLVLATPLTICLVVLGRHVESLKFLDVMFGNRPALSAPEIFYQRMLADDPAEALDKAEEFLEQRPLSAYYDEVALKGLKLAQNDVDRDTLDASLLQRIEASVIELTTELADHDEERKPSKAPAEDSEAAAAVDASDETGSFDFQPLDKDQLPPEWQGDGPVLCVAGRSELDKAAATMLAQLLSKHGLNARVEGADALSNANIFRLDTKGVALACVSFLDSKSPAHIRYAIRRLRRKLPDAPIILGCWLTESDPAALAAMVKADAGAGTLRGVAQLCLDQARAMSFREDADRRIAVPLTA, from the coding sequence ATGGACGCGATCGGGCTCGCGAGGGCACAAGACGAGGCCGCCAAGCTGGTCAAAGGGGTCTCGGCAGCTGTCCTTGCTGCCCTGATCGTGGCAGCGCTGTATTCCGGCCGCGACGTTTTCGTGCCCATCGCGCTTGCGATCCTGCTGACCTTCGTCCTGGCCCCGCTCGCCAGGCGCCTCCAGGATTGGCGCGTTCCGCGTGCCGCTTCGGTCATCAGCGTCGTGCTGCTGGCGTTCTTGGTCATCTTTGCCGTTGGCGGCGTCATTGCCAGCCAGGTCACGCAGTTGGCGAGCGCTCTTCCCGGCTACGAAGCCAACATGCGGTCCAAAATCCAATCCATCCGCGGGACGGCTGCAACCCACAACACACTCGATAAAGCCGCCGATGTTCTCAAGGATCTCGGCAAGGAGCTAAACAAACCCAAGGATGCCCCGCCGTCTTCGGTCATCACGCTGGCGCCGGCACCCGGGCAGGATACCAAGCCCATTCCGGTCGAGGTTCGCCAGCCGCCCCCGACCGCGCTTGAGAGCATCGCCTCGCTGATCTCGCCGCTGCTGCATCCGCTGATGACCACGGGCATCGTGATCATTTTTGTGATTTTCACGTTGATGCAGCGCGAGGACTTGCGGAACCGGCTGATCAAGCTTGCGGGATCTCATGACCTGCAGAAGACCACGGCCGCGCTCGACGATGCGGCCCGGCGCCTCAGCCGGCTCTTTCTCGCGCAGCTCACATTGAACTCCGGCTTCGGCATTACGATCGGGTTGGCCTTGTGGTTCATCGGAATTCCCAGCGCGGCGCTTTGGGGGATTCTAGCTGGAATCCTGCGCTTCGTTCCCTATGTCGGCTCGTTCATCTCCGCGGTCTTCCCACTCGCTCTGGCCGTGGCGGTCGATCCCGGCTGGTCGCTACTGCTATGGACGGCGGGCGTCTTCTTCGTCCTGGAGCCGCTCGCGGGACAATTCCTCGAGCCGATGCTGTTTGGGCGCAGCACAGGGCTGTCGCCACTGGCCGTCGTGATTTCGGCGACGTTCTGGACCACGCTCTGGGGCCCGATCGGATTGGTGCTCGCGACACCACTGACAATCTGTCTTGTCGTCCTAGGCCGCCACGTCGAGAGTCTCAAATTTCTGGACGTGATGTTCGGCAACCGGCCGGCCTTGTCGGCGCCGGAGATTTTCTATCAACGCATGCTGGCGGACGATCCTGCCGAGGCGCTCGACAAGGCGGAAGAGTTCCTCGAACAGCGGCCACTGTCGGCCTATTACGACGAGGTTGCCTTGAAGGGCCTGAAACTGGCCCAGAACGACGTCGACCGCGACACACTCGATGCATCGCTGCTGCAAAGGATCGAGGCCTCAGTCATCGAGCTTACCACCGAGCTGGCCGACCACGATGAGGAGCGAAAACCTTCGAAAGCGCCCGCCGAGGATTCCGAAGCGGCAGCAGCCGTCGATGCGAGCGACGAAACCGGATCGTTCGATTTTCAGCCTTTGGACAAAGACCAGCTGCCGCCGGAATGGCAAGGCGACGGGCCGGTGCTGTGCGTCGCCGGCCGGTCCGAGCTTGATAAGGCTGCGGCGACCATGCTGGCCCAGCTGCTGTCGAAGCACGGACTCAATGCGCGGGTCGAGGGTGCAGACGCGCTGTCGAATGCAAACATTTTCCGGCTCGACACCAAGGGTGTGGCGTTGGCCTGCGTGTCGTTTCTGGATTCCAAAAGCCCTGCCCACATTCGTTATGCCATCCGTCGCTTGCGACGGAAGCTCCCAGATGCCCCGATCATCCTGGGATGCTGGCTGACCGAGAGCGACCCGGCCGCCTTGGCCGCCATGGTCAAAGCCGACGCCGGTGCCGGGACACTTCGAGGTGTGGCGCAGCTTTGCCTCGATCAAGCGCGGGCGATGTCCTTTCGCGAAGACGCGGACCGCCGCATCGCCGTTCCATTGACTGCCTAA
- a CDS encoding extracellular catalytic domain type 1 short-chain-length polyhydroxyalkanoate depolymerase, which produces MPLPNTATQPSVLEEIESFGSNPGNLRLYYYLPKPAEPSLVLHVPLVVVLHGCGQTAAGYDHGAGWSTLADRYGFALLLPEQQRSNNPNGCFNWFQPEDTQRGQGEVASIHQMIETMIREKGIDRQRVFVTGLSAGGAMTSAMLACYPEVFAAGAMVAGLPYGAAGNVQQALQSMFQCPSHSPRQWGDMVRAAAPEHLGPWPRISVWHGSDDRTVVPANAREIVKQWTSLHGLRVNPTEEDEVEGHLRQVWRNGAGDAVIESYTIANMAHGTPLATGDADSECGNAGPFLLEAGISSSFHIAGFFGLTAEPARNVSRPKRASGFAQIREAIVPQRTARPITAPSLPDVSGSQRRASSPRGYPVDIGAVITDALQAAGLMKK; this is translated from the coding sequence ATGCCTTTGCCGAATACGGCGACACAGCCCAGTGTTCTCGAAGAGATCGAAAGCTTCGGCTCAAATCCCGGCAACCTGCGCCTGTACTATTATCTGCCGAAGCCAGCGGAGCCCTCGCTTGTGCTGCATGTGCCGCTCGTCGTCGTGCTGCACGGCTGCGGCCAGACTGCGGCGGGCTACGACCACGGCGCCGGCTGGTCCACGCTCGCCGATCGGTACGGTTTTGCGCTGCTGCTGCCCGAGCAACAGCGCTCCAACAATCCGAACGGTTGCTTCAACTGGTTTCAGCCTGAGGACACCCAGAGAGGCCAGGGCGAAGTCGCCTCGATCCATCAAATGATCGAGACGATGATTCGCGAGAAAGGAATCGACCGGCAGCGCGTTTTCGTCACGGGTCTTTCTGCGGGCGGCGCCATGACGTCCGCCATGCTGGCCTGCTATCCGGAAGTCTTTGCTGCCGGCGCCATGGTTGCAGGGCTGCCCTACGGGGCTGCCGGCAACGTGCAACAGGCCTTGCAGAGCATGTTTCAATGCCCGTCGCACTCGCCACGGCAATGGGGCGACATGGTGCGGGCGGCGGCGCCGGAACACCTCGGCCCGTGGCCCCGCATCTCCGTCTGGCACGGCAGCGACGATAGAACGGTCGTTCCGGCAAACGCCCGGGAAATCGTCAAGCAATGGACCTCGCTCCACGGGCTGCGCGTCAACCCGACGGAAGAAGACGAAGTCGAGGGCCATCTCAGGCAAGTGTGGCGCAACGGCGCCGGTGACGCGGTCATCGAGTCGTACACCATCGCCAACATGGCGCATGGAACGCCGCTCGCAACAGGGGACGCCGATTCCGAATGCGGCAACGCCGGACCATTCCTGCTCGAGGCCGGAATTTCGTCGTCGTTTCATATCGCCGGGTTTTTCGGCCTGACCGCGGAACCAGCGCGAAACGTTTCACGGCCCAAACGCGCGTCGGGCTTTGCGCAAATCCGCGAAGCGATCGTTCCCCAGCGGACGGCCCGGCCAATCACGGCGCCATCGCTGCCCGATGTTTCGGGCTCGCAACGCAGAGCTTCATCACCTCGTGGGTATCCGGTCGATATCGGCGCGGTGATTACCGATGCTCTCCAGGCCGCAGGCCTGATGAAGAAATAG
- a CDS encoding pyridoxamine 5'-phosphate oxidase family protein, with protein sequence MPSPQEIEEKFWSALASDMTMMLGLDGVEDGHARPMTAQLDGERGPIWFFTSTDNTIVQKLNAGSHDRAIATFVDKGHDIFATVHGSLTVDTNRGVIEKLWNRYIAAWYKGGKDDPKLSLLRFDPERAEIWIDASSMIAGLKVLMGADPKKDYRDNVANVDLRS encoded by the coding sequence ATGCCAAGCCCGCAGGAAATTGAAGAGAAGTTCTGGAGCGCGTTGGCCTCTGATATGACGATGATGTTGGGCCTCGACGGCGTCGAAGACGGACATGCCCGACCTATGACAGCCCAACTCGATGGCGAAAGAGGGCCGATTTGGTTTTTTACGTCCACTGACAACACCATCGTACAGAAGCTGAATGCGGGGTCGCACGACCGTGCGATCGCGACTTTTGTCGACAAAGGGCATGACATTTTCGCCACCGTCCATGGGTCTTTGACGGTCGATACAAACCGGGGCGTGATAGAAAAACTTTGGAACCGCTATATCGCCGCTTGGTACAAAGGCGGCAAGGACGATCCAAAACTTTCCCTTCTTCGATTCGATCCCGAGCGAGCGGAGATCTGGATTGATGCGTCAAGTATGATCGCGGGTCTTAAAGTTTTAATGGGAGCAGATCCTAAGAAGGATTACCGCGATAACGTTGCAAATGTGGATTTGCGTTCCTGA
- a CDS encoding sensor histidine kinase gives MVDLQQAVSYQRALATFTRIVGEADSEQRLLQNAAAQVARITHIKHVKVLRYRPDHGDLLIVAGVGWKLGVVGHVSFGADRHSSPGRSLQTGAPVACDDIRSDSEFRYADVLREHGIVSVLNVPIFVDGSHWGVLEVDTVEKTVFEEFEVHSLSVFADIIGLSLARRASQADALTAATDKTQARTQTETLLRELQHRMKNNLQLVVSLLTLQSRQASGEEVRERLSSVMDRVLAIGLAHDQLTFKESASTVEMQDYLRALCANIDPKRPGITIEVDADAAGVPLDRAVPVGLIVNELVTNSVKYAFEEEGGVISVLFRINTNIGEAELSVRDNGRGMGPARSGGLGLGLAKSLTGQLGGRLTTPEVSRGTLTVLAFPYSV, from the coding sequence TTGGTCGATTTGCAGCAGGCCGTAAGCTACCAGCGCGCGCTTGCGACCTTTACTCGCATCGTTGGGGAAGCCGATTCTGAACAGCGGCTTTTGCAAAACGCTGCCGCCCAGGTTGCGCGCATAACGCACATCAAGCACGTCAAAGTGCTGCGCTACCGTCCTGATCACGGAGACCTTTTGATCGTGGCGGGCGTCGGCTGGAAGCTTGGTGTAGTCGGGCATGTTAGCTTTGGGGCGGATCGCCACTCCTCGCCGGGACGATCTCTGCAAACCGGGGCTCCAGTCGCGTGCGACGACATCCGAAGCGATTCAGAATTTCGCTACGCTGACGTTTTGCGAGAGCACGGCATCGTCTCCGTCCTCAACGTGCCAATTTTCGTAGATGGGAGCCACTGGGGCGTCCTTGAGGTTGACACGGTTGAAAAGACCGTCTTCGAGGAGTTTGAGGTTCACTCTCTTTCGGTGTTTGCCGATATTATCGGTTTATCGCTTGCTCGCCGCGCATCGCAGGCTGATGCGCTAACGGCAGCGACCGACAAGACCCAGGCTCGTACGCAAACTGAGACTCTGTTGCGTGAGCTGCAGCACCGGATGAAGAACAATCTTCAGCTCGTAGTAAGTTTGCTGACTTTGCAAAGCCGACAAGCATCCGGTGAAGAAGTCCGCGAGCGGCTCTCAAGCGTGATGGACAGGGTGCTGGCGATTGGGTTGGCGCACGATCAACTAACCTTCAAAGAAAGTGCCAGCACGGTTGAAATGCAAGACTATTTGCGGGCGCTTTGTGCGAACATCGACCCCAAACGCCCGGGAATAACGATAGAGGTGGACGCGGACGCCGCGGGCGTTCCGCTCGACCGTGCCGTCCCTGTCGGCCTTATCGTGAATGAGCTAGTCACTAACTCCGTCAAATACGCCTTCGAAGAAGAGGGCGGGGTGATTAGCGTTTTGTTCCGCATCAACACCAATATCGGAGAGGCCGAACTTTCGGTCCGCGACAATGGCCGGGGGATGGGACCAGCACGCTCAGGCGGCCTGGGATTAGGACTGGCGAAAAGTCTGACCGGTCAACTCGGCGGCCGATTGACTACCCCTGAAGTTTCAAGAGGCACACTGACAGTCCTGGCATTTCCTTATTCGGTTTAA
- the folE gene encoding GTP cyclohydrolase I FolE, with the protein MAKSPRRSNSRIEKPSRSEAEDAVRVLLRWAGDNPDREGLKGTPSRVARAFEEWFAGYQQNPSDYLSRTFEEVAGYDEIVALRDIPFESHCEHHLAPIIGKAHIAYLPRRRVVGISKLARLVDVFAKRLQIQEKMTAEIAACLHDVLKPLGVAVIIEATHQCMTTRGVHKHGVSMVTSRMLGAFRTQPQTRQELLASLNLRTHF; encoded by the coding sequence ATGGCAAAGTCGCCCCGCCGTTCTAACTCGAGGATTGAGAAGCCATCGCGTTCGGAAGCCGAAGATGCTGTTCGCGTACTTCTCCGTTGGGCCGGTGATAATCCGGACCGGGAGGGTCTTAAAGGAACACCGAGCCGCGTCGCACGTGCGTTCGAAGAATGGTTCGCTGGCTACCAGCAAAACCCAAGCGACTACTTGAGCAGGACATTCGAGGAGGTCGCAGGCTACGACGAGATCGTGGCTTTGCGCGACATTCCGTTTGAGTCTCATTGCGAGCATCATCTCGCGCCTATTATCGGCAAGGCACACATTGCTTACCTGCCACGGCGGCGTGTGGTTGGCATATCGAAACTGGCAAGGTTGGTCGACGTATTCGCGAAGCGGCTCCAGATTCAAGAGAAAATGACCGCCGAGATCGCCGCTTGTCTTCACGACGTTCTCAAGCCCCTTGGTGTGGCTGTGATCATAGAGGCAACGCACCAATGCATGACAACGCGGGGCGTCCACAAGCATGGGGTTTCGATGGTGACTAGCCGCATGCTCGGCGCGTTCCGCACGCAGCCTCAGACCCGGCAGGAGTTATTGGCGTCACTAAACCTGCGGACACATTTCTGA
- a CDS encoding SemiSWEET family sugar transporter: protein MPNDYGESPDTCIQSIVRLGVAIFRTIDAELEMDLTTAVGGFAAAWTTISYFPQLKKCWETGETGDLSIGMLITLIAGLSTWVVYGILRGDVVVITANCISVCLLSAISAFKVKEMLGDGAAGR, encoded by the coding sequence TTGCCAAATGACTACGGCGAGAGCCCCGACACCTGTATCCAGTCCATCGTGCGGCTTGGCGTCGCAATTTTCCGAACAATCGATGCAGAGCTAGAAATGGACCTGACGACAGCGGTGGGTGGTTTTGCGGCGGCTTGGACTACGATCTCCTATTTCCCTCAGCTGAAGAAGTGCTGGGAGACCGGAGAAACGGGAGATTTGTCTATTGGTATGTTGATCACCTTGATCGCTGGACTGTCGACCTGGGTCGTTTACGGAATCCTGCGCGGCGATGTGGTAGTGATTACAGCAAACTGTATTTCCGTCTGCCTCCTTTCCGCGATCTCCGCCTTCAAAGTCAAAGAAATGCTCGGAGATGGAGCAGCAGGTCGTTGA
- a CDS encoding catalase produces MTKAMDSVLRVGQGGETHQQADKSEKSAEARLTTNQGIRVSDNQNSLKSGERGPTLLEDFVLREKIFHFDHERIPERIVHARGSAAHGFFQPYESLSDLTRADLFQRKGEKVPVFTRFSTVAGGAGSVDTPRDVRGFAVKFYTKEGNWDLVGNNIPVFFIQDAIKFPDLVHAVKMESDRAFPQAGSAHDTFWDWASLMPETTHMLMWAMSDRAIPRSLRMMEGFGIHTFRMVNAKGKSTFVKFHWKPKLGMQSLVWDEALKLQAADNDFHRRDLWESIATGGFPEWELGVQAFDEKFAAKLPYDVLDPTKIIPEEVLPVRMIGRMVLDRNPDNFFAETEQVAYCPANIVPGIDFTNDPLLQGRLFSYLDTQKSRLGTANFHQIPINAPKCPMMNFQRDGQMQMAVPVGRANYEPNSLADHGEPGGPRESPVTGFSTFPGQDAAGEQGDKLRVRPELFADHFSQARLFWKSLTDSERAHVASSFTFELSKVLLEQVPARMIGNLRNVDDELAQRVADGMGIKLPKKTTPRADVVDMKPSDALSIHKNMKPTLEGRVVGILIHDGSDATAVAAVKKAVERGGGRCKLVAPKIGGAEMQDGSVLKADGQLAGTPSQLFDAVAIVLSEEGCQALLNEAAAVQFVMDAFGHLKTIGANEEAQPLLDKAGVQPDDGITGLGKDFIAAAGQRFWDREPKLRTLA; encoded by the coding sequence ATGACAAAAGCGATGGATAGCGTGCTGCGCGTTGGCCAGGGCGGCGAAACCCATCAGCAAGCCGACAAATCCGAAAAATCTGCTGAAGCACGCCTGACCACCAACCAGGGAATTCGCGTCAGCGACAACCAGAATTCACTTAAGTCAGGCGAGCGCGGCCCGACCCTCCTCGAAGACTTCGTGCTACGCGAAAAGATTTTCCACTTCGACCATGAGCGCATTCCCGAGCGCATCGTGCACGCACGAGGCTCCGCAGCGCACGGGTTCTTTCAACCATACGAATCGTTGTCCGACTTGACCCGCGCCGATCTCTTCCAACGAAAAGGAGAAAAAGTCCCCGTCTTCACGCGCTTTTCGACCGTGGCGGGTGGGGCAGGCTCAGTCGACACCCCTCGCGACGTTCGGGGCTTTGCGGTGAAGTTCTATACCAAGGAAGGGAACTGGGACCTCGTCGGCAACAACATCCCCGTATTCTTCATTCAGGACGCGATCAAATTTCCGGATCTTGTCCACGCTGTAAAAATGGAATCCGATCGCGCCTTTCCCCAGGCGGGAAGCGCTCACGACACGTTTTGGGATTGGGCTTCCCTGATGCCCGAAACCACACACATGCTGATGTGGGCGATGTCGGACCGTGCCATTCCGCGCAGCCTCCGTATGATGGAGGGCTTCGGCATCCACACCTTCCGAATGGTCAACGCGAAAGGCAAATCGACGTTTGTCAAATTTCACTGGAAGCCAAAGCTCGGCATGCAGTCACTGGTGTGGGATGAGGCGTTGAAGCTGCAAGCGGCCGACAACGACTTCCATCGGCGTGATCTTTGGGAATCGATCGCAACGGGCGGATTTCCGGAGTGGGAGCTCGGTGTTCAAGCATTTGACGAGAAATTCGCGGCCAAACTCCCCTATGACGTTCTTGATCCCACCAAGATTATTCCGGAAGAAGTTTTGCCGGTGCGAATGATCGGCCGCATGGTCCTAGACCGAAACCCTGACAATTTTTTCGCTGAGACCGAACAAGTCGCTTATTGCCCCGCCAACATCGTGCCGGGCATCGATTTCACTAACGATCCTCTCCTCCAAGGTAGGCTCTTTAGTTATCTGGACACGCAAAAGTCGCGGCTCGGCACAGCCAACTTCCATCAAATTCCGATCAACGCGCCAAAATGTCCCATGATGAACTTTCAGCGGGACGGACAGATGCAAATGGCCGTTCCCGTCGGCCGCGCCAACTATGAGCCGAACAGCCTAGCCGATCACGGCGAACCGGGGGGCCCACGGGAGTCTCCCGTCACCGGATTCAGCACTTTCCCAGGCCAAGACGCCGCTGGCGAACAAGGTGACAAGCTTCGCGTCCGGCCAGAATTGTTCGCGGACCACTTCAGCCAAGCTCGCCTGTTCTGGAAGTCGCTGACCGACAGTGAGCGCGCACATGTCGCTTCCTCATTCACTTTCGAGCTTTCAAAGGTGCTCCTTGAACAGGTACCAGCACGCATGATTGGCAACCTGCGCAACGTCGATGATGAGCTCGCGCAGCGCGTGGCTGACGGCATGGGAATAAAGCTGCCGAAGAAAACTACGCCAAGGGCCGATGTGGTCGACATGAAGCCTTCAGACGCGCTGTCGATCCATAAAAACATGAAACCTACCCTCGAGGGCCGCGTGGTCGGAATTTTGATCCACGATGGGTCTGATGCAACGGCCGTCGCTGCGGTCAAAAAGGCGGTCGAGCGGGGCGGCGGTAGATGCAAACTTGTAGCTCCCAAGATAGGTGGCGCAGAGATGCAAGATGGGAGCGTTCTAAAAGCCGATGGCCAACTCGCAGGGACGCCCTCCCAGCTTTTCGATGCTGTCGCCATCGTTCTTTCGGAAGAAGGCTGCCAAGCGCTGCTGAATGAGGCTGCTGCGGTGCAATTCGTCATGGACGCGTTCGGCCACCTAAAGACTATTGGAGCGAATGAAGAGGCTCAGCCCTTGCTCGACAAGGCCGGGGTACAGCCAGACGACGGCATCACCGGCCTCGGAAAAGATTTTATTGCGGCGGCGGGTCAGCGGTTCTGGGATCGCGAGCCCAAGCTACGCACACTTGCATGA